CTGCTCCCAATCGCTGTCACTCTGGCGGTCACTCAAGGGGCCTTCGGCCGAGCCTTTCAGGAACTGGTGAATGATCTGTTCATCCTGGCTGAGCGATTCGACTTGGTCTTCGGCAACATCCCGCACCCGCTCGAACCAGGCCTTGGACTCGACCGCGAGCATCCGCCCCTTGTCGAGCATGGCCATGCGGTCGGCAATGGCGAAGGCCGAGTCCATCTCGTGCGTCACCACGACGCAGGCAATGCCCAGCTTCTTAGTGAGATCGAGCAGCAGGCGATCGATCTGGGCGCTGGTGATCGGGTCGAGCCCCGCGCTGGGCTCGTCGCAGAACAACAGTTGGGGATCCAGGGCCATCGCACGCGCCAACCCGGCCCGCTTCTTCATGCCGCCGGAGATCTGCGCTGGGAACAGGTCCGCCGCATCACGCAGTTGCACCTGCTCGAGCTTGATCTTGACCTGGATGTCGATGATCTCCTGGCTCAGCCGCGTGTGCTCCTGCAAGGGAAGGGCCACGTTCTCGGCCACGGTCATGCTGTTGAACAGCGCCCCGCTCTGGAAGAGGATGCCGAACTTCAAGCGGACCTTGTTCAGTTCGTCCTCGCCCAGCCCGCAGATGTTCTGGCCGAACAAGGTAATGGAGCCCGCATCGCTCCTGAGCGAGCCGATCATGAGGCGCAGAAGCGTGCTCTTGCCCGAACCCGAGCCGCCCATGATGACCATGGTTTCGCCCGGCTGCACGTCCAGGTCGATGCCACGGAGGATCTCGCGCCCGTCGAAGCTCTTTCGCAGGCCTCGAACACGCAGCACCGGGCCATCCTGTTTGCCCGGCGGCACTGCTCAGCCCTCGCCCGAGCCTTCGCCGGTCTCGTCCTCGCCAGCTTCGCCGGCTGAGTCGTCCGGATCGCCTGGGTCCGTCGGGGGAAGCGACCCACCAGGCAACGAGGGCGCGCTTTGCGGTGCGACGGGGATGAGCCAGACCAGCGAATCGTCGGGAGCCTGGAAGGCGATGTTGTACACCACCGCGCCCCCGCTGCTGCCCTGGTTGGGAATGATCACCATGAACAGCACGGTGCCTTGATCGAACGGCAGGGCCAGCGGGGCCGCCGCGTAGGTCGCGGGCGAATACACCTGTCCGGCATCGGCCTGGGCCGTCTCGATGCTCGGCCCAACTTCGATGGCCAGTTGGATGAGCTCCCACATGCCTTCGGGGCGGCTCTGCATCGAGCCGTACTCGGCGTTCAGGGCATCGCCCCAGTCATCCATCATCGCTTCGTCGAGCACCTGGGCCTGGGAGCTGACCATGTAGCTCTGGGCTTCCTGCAGATCCCGGGCTTCCACCGCCTCGACCAGGCGTCCAAGACCGCTCCATTCCCGGCCCGCGGCGGCGGCGCCGAACACGATGGCGATGTTGATCGCACCAGCGATCAAGCCGATGACGATGGCCGCGATGGCCAGGCCGCCGCCCTTCTTGCGCCCGCCCGAGGTCGAAATCAGCACCAGCGCCAGCACGCCCAGCAGCAATCCCAACGGGCCAACGCCGGGGATGCAGCAGGCGATCAGGCCGACCAGCGAGATGACGAACGCGAAGACCGCGAGGATGCTGGTCTTGGGCTCGAGGTATTCGGGGCCGCCGGCAAAGTCGTTGGGCTGGGCGTAGGGATTGTCGCTCATGCCGCAGGGTAGCCCGCCCAGAAGCCGGTCAGCGGCGGCACACGCGACACGTGGGGCTCCCTATACGGTTGCGGTGACGACCTGGTGGGCCTCGACGATCGACTCGACGGCGAAGCGGACCTCGTCTTGCGTCGTATACCGGGACAGGCTTATCCGTAGCGAGCCGGCGGCCTTCTTCTTATCCAGGCCCATGGCGCACAGCACCGGGCTGGGCTCGAGCGAGCCGCTGCTGCACGCCGACCCGGCCGACACGCACACGCCCATCTCGGCCAGCGTGAGCAGCATGATCTCGGCGTCGGCGCCGGGAATGGCCAGGTTGGTCGTGTTCCAGAGCCGCTGGTTCGGGTCGCGCGGGCCGTTGACGCAGGCGCCCTCGATGCGCTCCAGCACGCCCCGCTCCAGCTCGTCGCGCAGGGCCGCGATGCGCTCCCGGTGTGCCGGGTCGGCCAGCCACTGCTTGGCGCCCCGGGCCGCCTCGCCCAGGCCCACGATGCCCGGCACGTTCTCGGTGCCCCCCCGCCGGCCGAGCTCCTGAGAGCCGGGGGCCTGGCGGCACAGCTTTACGCCCCGGCGAATCCAGAGCGCCCCGATGCCCTTGGGCCCGTGGAACTTGTGGGCGCTGAAGGTCAGCATGTCGAACGGGCACTCGCGTACGTCGGTGTCCATGCGCCCCACCCACTGCGTGCCATCGACGTGCACGATCGCGCCGGCGTCGCGCGCGAGCTGCGCAAGCTCCATCACGGGCTGGATGGCGCCCGTCTCGTTGTTGGCCCACTGCACGCTGAGCACGGCGACCTGGTCATCGATGAGCGTGCGCGCGCCGTCGAGATCGATCGCCCCGCCCGGCCCGATGGGCAGCCAGCGGGTCTCGGCCTTGCCGCACTCGTGCAGGCCCCTGGCCAGTTCGCGGACGGCCGGGTGTTCGACGCCGCTGGTGACCAGCACCCTGCGACCGTTGGTCTTCTCGCACTGCTCGAGCGCTCCGCGGATGCCCATCTGGCAGCTCTCGGTGCCGCCCGAGCAGAAGACGATCTCGCGCTGGCCGGCGCCGATGAGGTCGGCCACGCTCCGGCGGGCCTGCTCGATGCGGGCCCGGGCCGACTGCCCGGGTCGGTGCACGCTGGAAGGATTGGCCCAGCAGTTCTCCAGGCACTCGCACACGGCCGACACCACTTCGGGCAGCGGTCGCGTGGTCGCGTTGTTGTCCAGGTAGGCGTGCACCGGGGCGGGGTTCCTCAGGAGGCGCCGGCGACCGGATCAGCGGTCGTCTTCGTCTTCGTCCTCTTCTTCGTCTTCTTCATCCTCTTCGTCGTCGTCTTCGTACTCGTCGTCGTCTTCCTCGTCTTCGTACTCGTCCTCATCCTCGTACTCGTCGTCCTCGTACTCCTCTTCTTCCTGGGCCTTCTGCCGCTCCTCGAGCAGCTCCTTGAGCTGGTCGGGGTTCAAGACGCGGACCAGGCCGTCCTTGAGGCGACGCTGGGCGAAGTTGATGATCAGGCCGAGCTCCAGTTCCAACGCCCGCAGCTTGGCGCGCGTCTGCAGGCGTTCGCCCGTGCCCACCTCGCCGGGCCGGGCGACCAGGTCGACGATGAAGCGGTCTTCGACGAACAGCGAGGCGGTGACCTGGCCGACGAGCTGGTCCTGGTAGGTCACGTCGATCTTGCGATCGGCCACGTGCTCGATGCCCGCCTCCTTCATCTCGATCTGCAGCGCCTTGTTGTACATCTCGATGGGCAGGCCCGGGCCCAGCGCCTTGTGCACCTCGATGGCGCAGCCGATGACGCGCCGGCTGATGTCGGTCAGCTCGGGGTCCAGCGCGCTCAGCGGGATGCCCTGGCGATCGTGCCCGCCCCCATGCCCGCCGTGGCCCCGCCCGTGCCCGCGGCCGCCGCCGTGCCGCCCTCGGCCGCCGCCGTGACCACCGCCATGGCCGCGTCCGCGTCCGCCGCGGCCGCGACCCCCGCCGCCGCCGCCGCCCCGGCCACCCCGATACTCACCCCGGTCGTCGTAGTCTCGCCTGTCGTTGCTCATCTGAAGGGCTCCAAAGAATGTGTCCGGTCAGGGACGTGGATGATTGCCGTACGCCCCCCATGGGGGCCTCGTTCCATGCGACGCGCGGGCCCGGCGGCCCGGGGACGGCCGCGTTGCTCGGCGCCGGCCCGGGATGGACGGCGGACCGGGGATCGGGCTCGAAGTCGCCACGCGAGGGACGGGCCAACCCGTACCGCCTCCGCCGCAATCCCCAAGCATACCACGAAACGGCCCCCCGCGTCGCCAGCGGCCCCATCAGAACGCCGGCGTCCGTCCGCCGTCGACCGCCAGCACCGTGCCGGTGATGTAGCTGGCCGCGGGCGTGCAGTAGAACGCGACCGCCGCGGCCACCTCCTCGGGCTCGCCCAGCCGGCCCATGGGGATGCTGGCCAGGGCCTGGTCGCGTACGGCCCCCGTATCGGTCCCCTGCTTGGCCGCCTTGGCGTCGAACAGGCTGCTCAGCCTCGCCGTGTCGGTGAAGCCCGGCAGCACGCTGTTGACGGTGACCTTGTCCTGGGCCACCTCGCCGGCCAGCGTCTTGGCCCACGCCGCGACGGCCGCCCGGACGGTGTTGGAGACCCCCAGCCCGGGGATCGGGCAGCGGACCGACGTGCTGATGATGTTGACGATGCGGCCGTAGCCGTTCTTCTTCATCCCCGGCAGCACGAGATTGGCCAGGTTCTGGTTGTTCACCAGGTGGGCGGTCATGGCCTTGATGAACGCCTCGCCCGAAGCCTCGGTGATCGGCCCGCCGGGCGGCCCGCCGGTGTTGTTGACCAGGATATCGAAGCCGCCACCCCCACGAGAAGACGCCCGGTCCATGGCGCCGCTGGCCTCGTCGAGCACCATGGCCGGGTCGTGGAAGTCCGCCACGGCGACGTCGTGCTCGACGCCGTCGACCACGGGCAGTTCGGCCATGGCCTCCCCCAGCCGCTCGGGGTCGCGGGCGAACAGCGTCACGCGGCAGCCCAGCGAAGCCAGGGCGGCGGCCGAGGCCAGCCCGATGCCCTGGCTGGCCCCGCAGACCAGGGCGGTGCGTCCGTGGAGGTTGGTGTCGAAGGTGGTGGTGGGGGTCGTCATGGGCGGAGGGTACGGGGCGAGCCCGGTGCGCGCGGCCGGTGGGCTCACCGAGATGCAGCCGTCGATCATCCTGAACGAATAGCGAACAGAAGGCCCGAATGGTGCAATTGCTGCGCGTTAGGCCCGGATAACGCCGTCCTGCGCGTCGCGCCTTTCGAAGGGCGCGACGCGAAGGAGGCCGGGCGCGGCACGCCCGAGGCCGGGCGCGGCACTTCCTGCGCTGGTCGTGCCACGCCGTGGCAAGGGCGCATCGCATCCTGCCAAGGGCTCGCCGCGCCGTGGCAAGGGCGCATCGCATCCGGCCAAGGGCTCGCCACGCCGTGGGGCGGGCGCGGCGGGCCCCCGGCGGGACGCCGCAGGCCCATGGAAGCGTGCCGGCCGGCCCGGCCCCCGGACACGCAACGGGCCGCCCGGCGCGGGCGTACCTGTACGGTGGGTGGTCCATCACGCGGCCAGCCCCACGGGAGGACCGCCATGACCCGCCTCGCACCAGCCGCTCTAGCTCTCGCCTTCGCCGCCCCCGCCATGGCCCAGGCGATCCACATCCAAGCGGGTGTGTCCGGGGGCATCCCGATGCCCGGCGAACGATCGATCATCACCATGACCGCCAGCTTCAGCCCAATGGACTACGCCATGGCCGGCATCGGCACCGACCTGGTCATCAATGAGATCCAGGGCCGGCTCGAGAACCCACGGCTCATCGCTCCGATGGACGGGCCGGGCACCACCGCCGGCGCCGTCTCGGCTACGGGCATCGACGGCATCATCGCCGGCCAGCTCAACTTCCCGATCGCGGGCATCTACGCCGACCCGACCAATCCGATCGCCTTCTGGGCGGTCGATTGGGTGTACGAAGTCGATGATCCGAGCAACCCGGTGCTCATCGACGTGGTGACCCGGACCCGGCGCTTCGACGTGTATACCGATCGGCTGCTGGCAACCAGCGAGTTCCGCGTGGACGAGCTCGAAGAGGGCGCCCTGTTGATCGCGGTGCCGGCACCCGCGGGCTGGCTGCCGCTGCTGGCCGGCGTGCCGCTGGCTTCCCGCCGCCGGCGGTGAGCGTTCCGTTCGCACCGTACGGCCGCCTGCGGGAATCCTCGCCCCGAACAGGTTTGAAAAATTGTCTTTGCGCGCCGGTCGCCGCGTGCCGAATCGGATGTATGTTCATGCTCGGCGGTGGGTCGTGTCCCCCGCATCCGTTTCGTGCCCACGGGGCGCAGTGCGCCGGCCGGGGGTGGAGAAGCAAGAAATGAACCTCGTGAAGACCGTTGCGTGCCTGGCCCTCGTGGCGGGCGCCCCCGTTGCGTGCATGGCCCAGGCCATCGATTTCACCGTCGACGGCGACGCCCTGCCCGGGCAGACCATCACCATCAGCATGACCGCCGGCTATGGCGGCACCGACTACGCCGTGGCGGGCATCGCCACCAGCGTGCTGATCAACGAAGCCCAGGGCACCTTCAGCAACGCCCGCCTGCTGGCCCCGATGAACGGCCCGGGCACCGTGCCCGGCGTGATCGGCGCGGGCAGCATCGACGGCATCATCGCCGGGCAGCTGAACTTCCCCACCGCCGGCATCTTCGCCGACCCGACCAACCCCATCGGCTTCTGGGCGGTCGACTTCACCGTCGACGGCTCGCTGAGCGGCCCGACCATCCTGGACATCGAGTCGATGACCAGCAAGTACGACGTGTACCTGGAGCGCACCCGCGCCACCAGCCAGAGCCGCCTGGCCGAGCTCGACGAGGGCGCCCTGCAGATCGTCATCCCTGCGCCGGCCGGTGGCCTGGCCCTGCTGGGCGGCCTTGCGATGGTGGCCCGCCGCCGCCGCTAGTTCCCCCGCCGCGTGAGCCCGGCTGGCGCGGGCGCCCTGGGCGCGCCGATCGTCAGGCTCGTGCGGTCCGTTCGGCAGGTTCGTGCTTTCGACCAAGCAGCCGCTTGCACAACACGTCTACCAGCGTCCGCCCCTGGCGATACTGCTCGGGCGGCCTCCAGTAGACCTCGTGCAGCGGCCTTTGCGTGTCCGCATCGCGGCGCTTGGCCCCCCCGCTGCTGGGCGTCAGGCTCGTCAGCGAGCCGGCGATGCCCTGGAGCTTGTCCAGCACCGGCCGCGGGTCGGCCGCGAACAGGATGACGTCGGCCCCGCGCACCGCGGCGCCGCTCACGCCCGCGCTTGCCAGCGCGACGCGCAGCTCAGCCAGGCTCAGCAGGCGATCGACCTGTCCGGGCGGCTTGCCGTAGGCCTCGCTCAGGTCCTCGCGCACGGCGTTGACCTCTTCCATGCTGCTGGCCAGCGCCATGCGGCGGTACGCGGCCATGCGGCGCACGTCGCCGGGGATGTAGCTGGCGGGGATGTAGCCCTTGAGGCCGACATCCAGCGCGATGCGGCTGTGCGTGACGCTCCGCTGGCCGGTCATCTCCTGCACGGCCTGCTCGAGCAGGCGGCAGTACATGTCGTAGCCAACCACGGCGATGTGCCCGGACTGCTCGGAGCCCAGGAGATTGCCCGCGCCTCTGATCTCCAGGTCGCGCATGGCGATCTTGAAACCCGCCCCCAGCATGGCGTACTGCTCGACGGCGGCCAGGCGCTTCTTCGCCACGGCGCTCAATATCCCGTCCTCGGGCAGCAGCAGGTAGCAGTAGGCCCTTCGGCTGCTTCGACCGACGCGACCGCGCAGCTGGTGCAGGTCGGCCAGCCCGAAGTTGTCCGCGTCGGCGATGACCATCGTGTTGGCGCTGGGCTGGTCGATGCCGCTCTCGATGATGGTGGTGCTGACCAGGATGTCCGCCTCGCGGCGCACGAACCGGAGCATGACGTCCTCGAGCTCGCCGCCGGGCATCTGGCCGTGGCCGACGACGATGGTGGCCTCGGGCGCCATGCCCTGGACTTCCGCCGCTCTTGCCTTGATGTCCTTCACGCGGTTGTGCACGAAGAAGACCTGGCCCTCGCGTGCCAGCTCGCGCGCGATGGCCTGCTCGATGCGGGTCCGGTCGAAGGGCATGACCTCGGTCACCACGCTCTGCCGCTCGGCGGGGGGCGTGGTCAGGCTCGAGATGTCGCGCAGGCCGAGCATCGCCATGTGCAGCGTCCGCGGGATGGGCGTGGCGCTGAGCGTGAGCACGTCGGCCTCGGTCCGCAGCCGCAGGAGTTGTTCCTTGTGCTCGACGCCGAAGCGCTGCTCCTCGTCGATGATGACCAGGCCCAGATCGGCGAAGCGCACGTCCTTGCTGAGCAACCGATGCGTGCCGATGATGACGTCGACCTCGCCGCGGCGCAGGGCCTTGAGTGTGTCGTTGGCCTCCTTCGTCGTCTTGTAGCGTGAGACGCTCTCGACGCGGAAGGGATAGGCCGCGAAGCGCTCGCGGAACGTCCGCTCGTGCTGCTCGGCCAGCACCGTGGTGGGCACGAGCACGGCGACCTGCTTGCCGAACTCGACGGCCTTGAAGGCGGCCCGGATCGCCAGCTCGGTCTTGCCGAAGCCAACATCGCCGCAGATGAGCCGGTCCATGGGCCTCGGGCTGGCCATGTCGCGCTTGATGGCGGCGAGCGCGGCGAGCTGGTCGTCGGTTTCCTGGTAGGGGAACTCGGCCTCGAACTCTTTCTGCCACGTCGTGTCGGCGGGATACGCAATGCCCGGGCTGGCCTCGCGCGCCGCGCGCACGCGCAGCAGCTCGCCGGCCAGGTCCTTGACCGACTCAGCGACTTTTTCCTTCTGGTTCTTCCACCGCGCCCCGCCGAGTTGGCTGAGCGGTGGCGTGCCGCTGAAGCCGCCCACATACTTCTGCATCAGGTCGACCTGCGTGGCCGGCACGTGCAGGCGGGCGCGGTCCTTGAACTCGAGGGTCAGGAACTCCTCGATGTTGAAGTCGTTGGGCTTTTTCTTCTTCCTGCCCTTGGCGGCTTGCGCGATGTCCGTGCTCTTGCCCGAGCCATCGATCTCCATGAGCGTGAGCCCGACGAAGCGCGCGATGCCGTGGTCGGCGTGCACCACATGATCGCCGGGCGCGAAGTCCAGGAACGCGTCGACGGTGCGCACGCTCTTGATGCGCGCGTGCCGCCGGCGCACCGGCGCCCGGCCCAGCATCTCGTGCAGGGGCAATACCGCGATCGTCTCGGGCTGCCTCCACACGAACCCGTGCGCGATGGCCGCGTGCCAGGGCTCCAGGTTGGTGACGCCCGCCTCTTCCATGAGCTCGCCCAGGCGGCTGATCTCGCCCGGCGTGGCGCAGGGCACGAGCACCCGCGAGTTTTCTTCTACCGCCCACTTCCCGGCGGCGGCAACGACATCGATCGCGCTCTCGGCGCCAGCCCCCTTGAAGTCTGGCGGGCGCTCCACCGGCAACGCGAGTTCGTCGGCGTCGCCCGTGCTCGAGTACTGGTTCAGCTCGGCGAAGGCGTGCAGCTTCTCCTGCGCGAGCTTCACGATCTTCGTGTGCGCGATCACGCCCGACTCGGCCCTCACCCGCTCGTAATACCCGCGGCCCTGCTCGCTGACCTCCAGCGTTTCGACCAGCAGCCCGAACGCGCTCGCCGGGCAGTGCTCGACAAAGCAGACGCCCGCGCCCTGAGCCTGCTCGCCCTCCACGGCGGCCGGCAGGTCGACGGCATCCATCGTCGTGACGCTGGCCAGGCTCTGCACGTCGATTTCGGCAATGCGGTCGAGCTCGTCGCCGAAGAAGTCCAGCCGCACGGGTACGGCGGCGTCCTGATCAGTGCCCGGCGCGGCGGGGAACACGTCGACGATGCCGCCGCGCTGGGCGAACTGGCCCGGCTCGTCGACGGCGTCAACGCGGTCGTAGC
This portion of the Phycisphaerales bacterium genome encodes:
- a CDS encoding SDR family oxidoreductase — its product is MTTPTTTFDTNLHGRTALVCGASQGIGLASAAALASLGCRVTLFARDPERLGEAMAELPVVDGVEHDVAVADFHDPAMVLDEASGAMDRASSRGGGGFDILVNNTGGPPGGPITEASGEAFIKAMTAHLVNNQNLANLVLPGMKKNGYGRIVNIISTSVRCPIPGLGVSNTVRAAVAAWAKTLAGEVAQDKVTVNSVLPGFTDTARLSSLFDAKAAKQGTDTGAVRDQALASIPMGRLGEPEEVAAAVAFYCTPAASYITGTVLAVDGGRTPAF
- the mfd gene encoding transcription-repair coupling factor — its product is MHELLADLGGLDELAHALSGKGRPRARGAIGASPSFTAAALCDRLRRPVVLVHAHVEDAQHAADELEGLGLEVVELPAIEAGPDGVSARALAGRVAAVRRVRELGEQEEPFAIVGSIHAWMQPAPTAAQLERLSRRVSKGDRVDPGELVRWLGEAGYDRVDAVDEPGQFAQRGGIVDVFPAAPGTDQDAAVPVRLDFFGDELDRIAEIDVQSLASVTTMDAVDLPAAVEGEQAQGAGVCFVEHCPASAFGLLVETLEVSEQGRGYYERVRAESGVIAHTKIVKLAQEKLHAFAELNQYSSTGDADELALPVERPPDFKGAGAESAIDVVAAAGKWAVEENSRVLVPCATPGEISRLGELMEEAGVTNLEPWHAAIAHGFVWRQPETIAVLPLHEMLGRAPVRRRHARIKSVRTVDAFLDFAPGDHVVHADHGIARFVGLTLMEIDGSGKSTDIAQAAKGRKKKKPNDFNIEEFLTLEFKDRARLHVPATQVDLMQKYVGGFSGTPPLSQLGGARWKNQKEKVAESVKDLAGELLRVRAAREASPGIAYPADTTWQKEFEAEFPYQETDDQLAALAAIKRDMASPRPMDRLICGDVGFGKTELAIRAAFKAVEFGKQVAVLVPTTVLAEQHERTFRERFAAYPFRVESVSRYKTTKEANDTLKALRRGEVDVIIGTHRLLSKDVRFADLGLVIIDEEQRFGVEHKEQLLRLRTEADVLTLSATPIPRTLHMAMLGLRDISSLTTPPAERQSVVTEVMPFDRTRIEQAIARELAREGQVFFVHNRVKDIKARAAEVQGMAPEATIVVGHGQMPGGELEDVMLRFVRREADILVSTTIIESGIDQPSANTMVIADADNFGLADLHQLRGRVGRSSRRAYCYLLLPEDGILSAVAKKRLAAVEQYAMLGAGFKIAMRDLEIRGAGNLLGSEQSGHIAVVGYDMYCRLLEQAVQEMTGQRSVTHSRIALDVGLKGYIPASYIPGDVRRMAAYRRMALASSMEEVNAVREDLSEAYGKPPGQVDRLLSLAELRVALASAGVSGAAVRGADVILFAADPRPVLDKLQGIAGSLTSLTPSSGGAKRRDADTQRPLHEVYWRPPEQYRQGRTLVDVLCKRLLGRKHEPAERTARA
- a CDS encoding ABC transporter ATP-binding protein, which codes for MLRVRGLRKSFDGREILRGIDLDVQPGETMVIMGGSGSGKSTLLRLMIGSLRSDAGSITLFGQNICGLGEDELNKVRLKFGILFQSGALFNSMTVAENVALPLQEHTRLSQEIIDIQVKIKLEQVQLRDAADLFPAQISGGMKKRAGLARAMALDPQLLFCDEPSAGLDPITSAQIDRLLLDLTKKLGIACVVVTHEMDSAFAIADRMAMLDKGRMLAVESKAWFERVRDVAEDQVESLSQDEQIIHQFLKGSAEGPLSDRQSDSDWEQDILGVRPGVPGMRSVEPSRIVPRTEDESVLQRLRRILQA
- a CDS encoding cysteine desulfurase family protein, translating into MHAYLDNNATTRPLPEVVSAVCECLENCWANPSSVHRPGQSARARIEQARRSVADLIGAGQREIVFCSGGTESCQMGIRGALEQCEKTNGRRVLVTSGVEHPAVRELARGLHECGKAETRWLPIGPGGAIDLDGARTLIDDQVAVLSVQWANNETGAIQPVMELAQLARDAGAIVHVDGTQWVGRMDTDVRECPFDMLTFSAHKFHGPKGIGALWIRRGVKLCRQAPGSQELGRRGGTENVPGIVGLGEAARGAKQWLADPAHRERIAALRDELERGVLERIEGACVNGPRDPNQRLWNTTNLAIPGADAEIMLLTLAEMGVCVSAGSACSSGSLEPSPVLCAMGLDKKKAAGSLRISLSRYTTQDEVRFAVESIVEAHQVVTATV
- a CDS encoding GxxExxY protein, whose amino-acid sequence is MSNDRRDYDDRGEYRGGRGGGGGGGRGRGGRGRGHGGGHGGGRGRHGGGRGHGRGHGGHGGGHDRQGIPLSALDPELTDISRRVIGCAIEVHKALGPGLPIEMYNKALQIEMKEAGIEHVADRKIDVTYQDQLVGQVTASLFVEDRFIVDLVARPGEVGTGERLQTRAKLRALELELGLIINFAQRRLKDGLVRVLNPDQLKELLEERQKAQEEEEYEDDEYEDEDEYEDEEDDDEYEDDDEEDEEDEEEDEDEDDR